A window from Mycolicibacterium tokaiense encodes these proteins:
- the ripB gene encoding NlpC/P60 family peptidoglycan endopeptidase RipB produces MVLAIGTATGAAAEPDPGQWDPTLPKLISAGAPGDPLAIANASLAVTAQATEATMNLGRSFLQKLGLAPGDAPAGVAPGRVRGPQAIEYVIRRGASQIGTPYSWGGGKPTGPSTGVDSGANTVGYDCSGFTQFAFAGVGVLIPKYSGDQYNTGRKIPQSQAKRGDLLFWGPGGSQHVAIFLGNGQMLESSGSAGGVKVSPLRTAGLQPYLARIIES; encoded by the coding sequence ATGGTGCTGGCGATCGGCACCGCCACCGGGGCGGCTGCCGAACCCGATCCGGGACAGTGGGATCCGACCCTGCCCAAACTGATCAGCGCCGGGGCTCCCGGGGATCCGCTGGCCATCGCCAATGCCTCGCTGGCGGTCACCGCCCAGGCCACCGAGGCCACCATGAATCTGGGCCGCAGCTTCCTGCAGAAGCTGGGGCTGGCGCCCGGCGACGCCCCGGCCGGCGTGGCGCCGGGCCGGGTCCGCGGCCCGCAGGCCATCGAGTACGTCATCCGCCGCGGCGCCTCCCAGATCGGCACGCCCTACTCCTGGGGCGGCGGCAAGCCGACCGGGCCCAGCACCGGCGTGGACTCCGGGGCCAACACCGTGGGCTATGACTGTTCGGGTTTCACCCAGTTCGCGTTCGCCGGCGTGGGGGTGCTGATCCCCAAGTACTCCGGTGACCAGTACAACACCGGCCGCAAGATTCCCCAGTCCCAGGCCAAGCGCGGCGACCTGCTGTTCTGGGGTCCCGGCGGCAGCCAGCACGTGGCGATCTTCCTGGGCAACGGCCAGATGCTGGAATCCTCCGGCAGCGCCGGGGGAGTCAAGGTCAGCCCGTTGCGCACCGCCGGCCTGCAGCCCTACCTGGCCCGCATCATCGAATCCTGA
- the moxR1 gene encoding chaperone MoxR1 has product MTSPGGSPNYTPGGAPGAHAAPAAPAPTQNNLAAEVHTLERAIFEVKRIIVGQDQLVERILVGLLAKGHVLLEGVPGVAKTLAVETFAKVVGGTFARIQFTPDLVPTDIIGTRIYRQGREEFDIELGPVVVNFLLADEINRAPAKVQSALLEVMAERKISIGGKTYPLPKPFLVMATQNPIENEGVYPLPEAQRDRFLFKINVDYPSPEEEREIIYRMGVTPPNPKGILNPGDLLRLQDLAANNFVHHALVDYVVRVITATRQPEQFGLGDVKSWIAFGASPRASLGIIAAARALALVRGRDYVIPQDVIEVIPDVLRHRLVLTYDALADEISAETVINRILQTVALPQVNAVPQQGHSVPPVQTGPPPANVAANGR; this is encoded by the coding sequence ATGACGTCACCAGGTGGGTCGCCCAACTACACGCCGGGAGGTGCGCCGGGTGCGCACGCCGCCCCGGCCGCGCCGGCGCCGACCCAGAACAACCTGGCCGCCGAGGTGCACACGCTCGAACGCGCCATCTTCGAGGTCAAGCGCATCATCGTGGGCCAGGACCAACTGGTCGAGCGCATCCTGGTGGGCCTGCTGGCCAAGGGCCACGTGCTCCTCGAAGGTGTGCCCGGGGTGGCCAAGACGCTGGCGGTGGAGACCTTCGCCAAGGTGGTGGGCGGCACCTTCGCCCGCATCCAGTTCACCCCCGACCTGGTGCCGACCGACATCATCGGTACCCGCATCTACCGGCAGGGCCGCGAGGAGTTCGACATCGAACTGGGGCCGGTGGTGGTGAACTTCCTGCTCGCCGACGAGATCAACCGCGCCCCGGCCAAGGTGCAGTCCGCCCTGCTGGAGGTGATGGCCGAGCGCAAGATCTCCATCGGCGGCAAGACCTACCCGCTGCCCAAGCCGTTCTTGGTGATGGCCACCCAGAACCCCATCGAGAACGAGGGCGTCTACCCGCTGCCCGAGGCGCAGCGCGACCGCTTCCTGTTCAAGATCAACGTCGACTACCCGTCGCCGGAGGAAGAACGCGAGATCATCTACCGGATGGGCGTCACCCCGCCCAACCCCAAGGGCATCCTCAACCCCGGTGATCTGCTGCGCCTGCAGGACCTGGCCGCCAACAACTTCGTCCACCACGCGCTGGTCGACTACGTGGTGCGTGTCATCACCGCCACCCGCCAGCCCGAGCAGTTCGGCCTCGGCGACGTGAAGTCGTGGATCGCCTTCGGCGCCAGCCCGCGCGCGTCACTGGGCATCATCGCCGCCGCCCGCGCGCTGGCGCTGGTGCGTGGCCGCGACTACGTGATTCCCCAGGACGTCATCGAGGTCATCCCCGACGTGCTGCGCCACCGCCTGGTGCTGACCTACGACGCGCTGGCCGACGAGATCTCCGCCGAGACGGTGATCAACCGCATCCTGCAGACCGTCGCGCTGCCGCAGGTCAATGCCGTTCCGCAGCAAGGTCATTCGGTGCCGCCGGTGCAGACCGGGCCGCCGCCGGCCAACGTGGCGGCCAACGGGCGGTGA